Proteins encoded in a region of the Corynebacterium breve genome:
- a CDS encoding F0F1 ATP synthase subunit gamma, which yields MATLRELRDRIRSVNSTKKITKAQELIATSRITKAKQRVEASLPYATELQDVMERLAAASSLDHPMLREREDGKVAAVLVVTSDRGMAGGYNHNVLKKAAELEKLLESNGYDVVRYVTGSKGVTHFKFRSMDVAGSWTGWSQDPSWEATHDVRRHMIDGFQASSNGEAKWREGLSGAEGASVRGFDQVHVVYTKFVSMLTQEASVQQLLPIEPVFEDVDVRQESMLESSGEPAADMSFEPDPDTLLTELLPTYVSRTLYSIFLESSASESASRRTAMKAATDNATDLVNVLSREANQARQAKITQEITEIVGGAGALSDSGESD from the coding sequence ATGGCAACACTTCGCGAATTGCGTGACCGAATCCGGTCCGTTAACTCTACGAAGAAGATTACAAAGGCCCAGGAGCTGATCGCGACCTCGCGAATCACCAAGGCCAAGCAGCGCGTGGAGGCATCTTTGCCTTACGCGACTGAACTGCAAGACGTCATGGAGCGGCTTGCTGCCGCTAGCTCCCTGGATCATCCAATGCTCCGCGAGCGTGAGGATGGCAAGGTCGCAGCTGTACTCGTGGTCACCTCTGACCGCGGCATGGCCGGCGGCTACAACCACAACGTTTTGAAGAAGGCTGCAGAGCTGGAGAAGCTCCTTGAGTCCAATGGCTACGACGTCGTTCGTTATGTCACTGGCAGCAAGGGTGTTACCCACTTTAAGTTCCGTAGCATGGACGTTGCGGGTTCATGGACCGGTTGGTCCCAGGACCCATCGTGGGAAGCTACTCACGATGTGCGTCGCCACATGATCGATGGGTTCCAAGCGAGCTCCAACGGTGAAGCCAAGTGGCGCGAAGGCTTGTCCGGTGCTGAAGGCGCATCTGTTCGAGGATTCGACCAGGTGCACGTCGTCTACACCAAGTTCGTGTCGATGCTCACCCAGGAAGCATCTGTTCAGCAGCTGCTTCCAATCGAGCCTGTCTTCGAAGACGTCGATGTCCGCCAGGAATCTATGCTGGAATCTTCCGGCGAGCCGGCGGCAGACATGAGCTTCGAGCCAGACCCTGACACGCTTCTGACCGAGCTTTTGCCTACGTACGTGTCAAGGACCTTGTACTCGATTTTCTTGGAATCGTCTGCAAGTGAGTCTGCGTCACGACGCACGGCTATGAAGGCGGCAACGGATAACGCCACGGACTTGGTTAATGTCTTGTCCCGTGAAGCTAACCAAGCCCGCCAGGCAAAAATCACCCAGGAAATCACCGAGATTGTGGGCGGCGCTGGTGCGCTGTCCGATAGCGGAGAAAGTGACTAA
- the atpD gene encoding F0F1 ATP synthase subunit beta, which yields MTTALTEQNEKVGSAAGRVVRVIGAVVDVEFPRDEMPELYNALHVEITLEAVAKTVTLEVAQFLGDNLVRTIAMGPTDGMVRGIKVVDTGKPISVPVGDQVKGHVFNALGDCLDDPSVGVDGERWGIHREPPAFKDLEGKTEILETGIKVIDLLTPYVKGGKIGLFGGAGVGKTVLIQEMITRIAREFSGTSVFAGVGERTREGTDLFLEMEEMGVLPDTALVFGQMDEPPGVRMRVALSGLTMAEYFRDVQNQDVLLFIDNIFRFTQAGSEVSTLLGRMPSAVGYQPTLADEMGVLQERITSTKGRSITSLQAVYVPADDYTDPAPATTFAHLDATTELDRGIASKGIYPAVNPLTSTSRILEPGIVGERHYEVAQRVINILQKNKELQDIIAILGMDELGEEDKITVMRARKLERFLGQNFFVAEKFTGLPGSYVPLADTIDAFERLCNGEFDHYPEQAFNGLGGLDDVEAAYKKLNEK from the coding sequence ATGACTACAGCTCTAACTGAGCAGAACGAGAAGGTCGGCTCTGCAGCTGGCCGCGTCGTTCGCGTCATCGGTGCAGTCGTCGACGTGGAGTTCCCACGCGACGAGATGCCCGAACTGTACAACGCGCTGCATGTCGAGATCACCCTCGAGGCAGTCGCAAAGACCGTGACGCTTGAGGTCGCCCAGTTCCTGGGTGACAACCTCGTGCGTACGATCGCAATGGGTCCTACCGACGGCATGGTCCGCGGTATCAAGGTTGTTGACACTGGTAAGCCAATTTCGGTGCCAGTCGGCGATCAGGTTAAGGGCCACGTATTTAACGCACTTGGCGACTGCCTTGACGATCCTTCCGTGGGCGTCGACGGCGAGCGCTGGGGCATCCACCGTGAGCCACCTGCTTTCAAGGACCTCGAGGGTAAGACTGAGATCCTGGAGACCGGTATTAAGGTCATCGACCTGCTGACCCCTTACGTAAAGGGCGGCAAGATCGGCCTCTTCGGTGGTGCAGGTGTGGGCAAGACCGTTCTGATTCAGGAGATGATTACTCGTATCGCACGCGAGTTCTCCGGTACCTCCGTGTTCGCCGGCGTCGGCGAGCGCACCCGTGAGGGCACCGACCTCTTCCTTGAAATGGAAGAGATGGGTGTTCTCCCAGATACCGCTCTCGTCTTCGGCCAGATGGATGAGCCACCTGGAGTCCGTATGCGCGTGGCGCTGTCTGGCCTGACCATGGCGGAGTACTTCCGCGATGTTCAGAACCAGGACGTGTTGCTCTTCATTGACAACATCTTCCGTTTCACCCAGGCAGGTTCCGAGGTGTCGACCCTTCTGGGTCGTATGCCTTCCGCTGTGGGTTACCAGCCAACCCTGGCTGATGAGATGGGTGTTCTGCAGGAGCGCATTACTTCGACCAAGGGCCGTTCGATTACGTCTCTGCAGGCAGTTTACGTTCCTGCGGACGACTACACCGACCCTGCTCCAGCAACCACCTTCGCCCACCTCGATGCGACCACCGAGCTTGACCGTGGTATTGCTTCGAAGGGTATTTACCCGGCAGTGAACCCGCTGACCTCTACCTCTCGTATTCTCGAGCCAGGTATCGTCGGCGAGCGTCACTACGAGGTTGCGCAGCGTGTGATTAACATCCTGCAGAAGAACAAGGAACTCCAGGACATCATTGCGATTCTTGGTATGGACGAGCTTGGTGAAGAAGACAAGATCACCGTTATGCGCGCCCGTAAGCTTGAGCGCTTCCTGGGTCAGAACTTCTTCGTTGCGGAGAAGTTCACCGGCCTGCCAGGTTCCTACGTTCCATTGGCAGACACCATCGACGCTTTCGAGCGTCTGTGCAACGGCGAGTTCGACCACTACCCAGAACAGGCATTCAACGGCCTGGGTGGCTTGGATGACGTCGAGGCTGCCTACAAGAAGCTGAACGAGAAGTAG
- a CDS encoding F0F1 ATP synthase subunit epsilon: MADITVQLVAVERMLWSGKASIVTAQTIEGEIGVLPGHEPLLGQLKENGVVTITPVDGDKIVAAVQGGFLSVTADKVTILADYAIFADEVDTARAESELSSDDQVVKSRSEAELAAVRRKAN; encoded by the coding sequence ATGGCTGACATCACCGTTCAACTGGTCGCAGTAGAGCGCATGCTTTGGTCTGGAAAGGCCAGCATCGTTACTGCACAGACCATCGAAGGTGAGATCGGCGTGCTGCCCGGTCACGAACCACTCCTTGGCCAGCTCAAGGAAAATGGTGTCGTGACCATCACTCCAGTAGACGGCGACAAAATTGTTGCCGCTGTACAGGGTGGATTCCTTTCGGTTACCGCAGACAAGGTGACAATCCTTGCGGATTACGCCATCTTTGCTGACGAAGTCGATACGGCTCGCGCAGAATCTGAGCTCTCTAGCGATGACCAAGTGGTCAAGTCGCGTTCTGAGGCAGAACTCGCTGCAGTCCGTCGTAAGGCCAACTAG
- a CDS encoding DUF2550 domain-containing protein: MEIVAWLLTAIAVACVALAVWRFVTLRSRGATVLIRRLPASGEHGWRHGTVQYQGDMLGYFKLRSLSPTADLTLDRRYTEVESHRAPSDTELHFMPLGSRIVQFSSRDQEYEISADRRSIMALISWLESAPDVRQEKYDHKSMTQRIGRRTTEG; encoded by the coding sequence GTGGAGATTGTTGCCTGGCTGTTGACCGCCATTGCGGTCGCATGCGTAGCCTTGGCCGTCTGGCGTTTTGTTACGCTCCGGTCCCGTGGGGCAACAGTGCTCATCCGCCGTCTTCCAGCATCCGGTGAGCACGGCTGGCGACACGGCACAGTGCAGTATCAAGGTGACATGCTGGGCTACTTTAAGCTGCGCTCCCTTTCTCCGACGGCCGATCTTACGCTAGACCGCCGTTACACGGAGGTTGAGTCTCATCGCGCACCGAGCGATACCGAGCTCCACTTCATGCCTTTGGGCTCTCGAATCGTGCAGTTTTCCTCCCGAGATCAAGAGTATGAAATTTCAGCCGATCGACGCAGCATCATGGCTTTGATTTCTTGGCTGGAATCTGCGCCTGACGTGCGCCAAGAGAAGTATGATCATAAATCAATGACCCAACGGATTGGGCGCAGAACTACCGAGGGATAG
- the nucS gene encoding endonuclease NucS, whose translation MRLVIARCSVDYVGRLDAHLPMADRLVMVKADGSVSIHADDRAYKPLNWMTPPCTLVEESIVDIDGADTGEQLWIVENPKGEQLRITLEKIYHEKSFELGEDPGLVKDGVEAHLQELLAEHITTLGDGYTLVRREFPTAIGPVDLLAKSPEGINVAIEVKRRGGIDGVEQLTRYLDLLNRDELLKPVTGVFAAQEIKPQARILAEDRGIRCLVLDYDDLRGIESNELRLF comes from the coding sequence ATGCGTCTTGTTATTGCCCGCTGTTCTGTAGATTATGTTGGTCGCCTAGATGCGCACCTGCCGATGGCTGACCGCCTGGTGATGGTCAAAGCGGACGGGTCCGTCTCAATTCATGCCGACGATCGTGCGTACAAGCCATTGAACTGGATGACACCCCCGTGCACTCTGGTGGAGGAGTCAATCGTCGACATCGATGGTGCAGATACCGGCGAACAGTTGTGGATTGTGGAAAATCCCAAGGGTGAGCAATTGCGCATCACACTCGAGAAGATCTACCACGAAAAGTCCTTTGAACTTGGCGAGGACCCAGGTTTAGTTAAAGACGGCGTGGAGGCCCACTTACAGGAATTGCTCGCGGAACACATCACCACGCTTGGCGATGGTTATACGCTTGTTCGTCGCGAGTTTCCCACGGCGATCGGGCCAGTCGACTTGCTAGCCAAGTCGCCTGAGGGCATCAACGTAGCTATAGAAGTGAAACGACGCGGCGGTATCGATGGTGTGGAGCAGCTGACTCGCTACCTTGATCTACTCAACAGGGACGAGCTGTTGAAGCCGGTTACGGGCGTTTTTGCAGCGCAGGAAATCAAGCCTCAGGCGCGTATTCTCGCAGAGGATCGCGGGATTCGTTGTCTCGTGCTTGATTATGACGATTTGCGAGGCATCGAATCTAACGAGCTCAGGTTGTTCTAG
- a CDS encoding thiamine-binding protein, protein MIVAFSVAPTVTFTETAEMSEAVARAVSIVNKSGLPHETNAMFTLVEGEWDEVMDVIKQATDAVREVSPRVSLVIKADIREGYTDQLHQKMHSLNKALEKEHN, encoded by the coding sequence ATGATTGTTGCATTTTCTGTCGCGCCGACCGTGACCTTTACTGAGACGGCGGAGATGTCCGAGGCTGTTGCGCGGGCTGTGTCCATCGTGAATAAGTCGGGGCTGCCCCATGAGACCAACGCCATGTTCACTCTTGTGGAGGGAGAGTGGGATGAAGTCATGGACGTGATCAAACAAGCTACGGATGCGGTGCGAGAGGTATCGCCACGAGTGTCGTTGGTGATCAAGGCAGACATCCGCGAGGGATATACGGACCAATTGCATCAGAAGATGCACTCGTTGAACAAAGCGCTTGAAAAGGAGCACAACTAA
- a CDS encoding tetratricopeptide repeat protein — MSHPFTGGAVDLGRVQAQAEAKEKLAQAAVEPFFTITEDNLETEVLHRSTQVPVIVLVGTSRSEDSQALKASFEHLAAQSNNTFVVGYIDGDTTPQIAQAMGVRGMPTTLALAAGRPVTSFEGNQPVEALQEWVSTLVKQVGPQLAGLPEDEQEEAADPRLDAATAALNMGDFDAATKLYDEILAEDPTNAEIKQAKATVGVIKRLDPQNRDTDAIAEADADVTNVDKQLDAADAEVVAGAPEKAFDRLLKVIQETAGDEREAAKSRLIELFTLLDAADPRVAEARTRLASALF, encoded by the coding sequence ATGTCACACCCATTTACCGGCGGAGCCGTAGACCTCGGGCGCGTGCAGGCGCAAGCAGAGGCGAAGGAGAAGCTCGCCCAGGCTGCGGTGGAGCCGTTTTTCACCATTACCGAGGACAACCTCGAAACCGAGGTGCTGCACCGCTCTACCCAAGTGCCCGTGATTGTCCTCGTGGGTACCTCGCGCTCTGAGGATTCCCAGGCCCTCAAGGCAAGCTTCGAGCACCTTGCCGCACAGTCGAATAACACCTTCGTTGTTGGCTATATTGACGGCGATACCACTCCGCAAATTGCTCAGGCGATGGGTGTGCGTGGCATGCCGACGACCTTGGCGCTGGCAGCTGGCCGACCGGTTACCTCCTTTGAGGGCAACCAGCCGGTGGAGGCGTTGCAGGAATGGGTCAGCACTCTTGTGAAGCAGGTGGGGCCGCAGCTCGCGGGTCTGCCGGAAGATGAACAGGAGGAAGCAGCGGATCCTCGTCTCGACGCGGCTACCGCAGCTCTCAACATGGGTGACTTTGATGCGGCCACCAAGCTTTACGACGAAATCCTGGCCGAGGACCCAACCAACGCGGAGATCAAGCAGGCGAAGGCGACCGTGGGCGTGATCAAGCGCTTAGATCCGCAGAATCGCGACACCGATGCGATCGCCGAGGCTGATGCGGATGTGACCAACGTGGACAAGCAATTGGATGCTGCGGATGCTGAAGTTGTTGCCGGTGCCCCAGAGAAAGCATTCGACCGTCTCCTGAAGGTCATTCAAGAGACGGCCGGAGATGAACGTGAGGCAGCGAAGTCGCGTCTGATTGAGCTCTTTACGCTTCTCGACGCCGCCGATCCTCGGGTGGCGGAAGCAAGAACTCGCCTCGCATCCGCCTTATTCTAG